The genomic segment CTGACTCTTCCATTTTCCGTTCTCGTCTCTATAATAGGCTTGATATGAAATGGAGCGTTTCAACTTGAAATGTCCCTTTTTCTGTACATGTTTCAGGGAATCAATCAGTTTTTTGGCAGAATCGCGTAGTTCCAGTTCGTGTTGGGTATAAGCGCAAATAGAGTTGTAGCCTACATCCAGGACAGAATGAGAGTGAATATAATAGTTCAGTTCTCCAACTTTCCATTTGGAGTCTCTATACAAACTGTCTAAAGAATCAACTTTCTCTTTAAAGATGCTATCCGCATCTTTGCCAAGATAGTGATTCCGGCTGATGCTGTTGTTGTAGCAGGCGGCAAGTCTTCCTTCACATGAAGGAATCAACGCCCAACGATTCATAAAGTTGGCAGCCAGTGTCGTAGTGTCTTCGTCGAACCGGAGTATTGTTTTTCCATTTTGAATTAATTCATAGTGACTGTATACTTTTATGTTTGCTTTTGCCTTGTTCACTCTATCACTTGATGGGTTCAGACAATAATAGCTCCATGTGCTGGCGGCAGCCAGCAGAATGAGAACTAAACTTGTGATATATAATATTTTCTTTTTCATTTGATGATGACCTCCAATATTTTCTTGGTGGTTTCGGTAATCTTTGTTTTTTCAGACGTACGTTCGCCGATAAGCCAGATGATTTCACCTTTACTATCAGTTAATACATGCTGTGTCTTCTTTTGTATATAGTCAAATTTCCTATCGGTCATATAGTCACTCAACAGTTTGCTACCCTTCATGCCGAAAGGTTGAAATCTGTCGCCTTCTTTTACCAGTCGGTAGGTGAGGGGAAAACTGACTTTTTCAGCATCCAAAGTGATACATTGCGATTCTTTGCTTGGCATGAAGTCACCCATATGCGAGAAGATTCTTATCTTGATTTGGGTTCCTTCGTCCATGTTGTAAATGCCTTCTTCTGGCAGTCGGAACGCTCTTGGCTCCTGAATGTTATTCAAGTCTTTTATGTTAGAGATCAACAGCTGTTCTCTGTCGATGACTATCATATAGTCTTCGTTTTTCCAAATTTTACCGACACCACGATCCTGACTGAAGAGGCTTTCACAGATGTCATCAATGACATTGCCATGAAAACCATATCTGCCTAATTCTTTATGGAGTATGAATTCCGGACTTGGAGCATTCATGACAGATACTTTAGGTATATATATAACTTTCCTATAAGAGTCGGTTGTACTGATGCTTTCCATGCTCTCAAGTATACTTTTCGCTTGGCGTATGTATTTGGCAGTGAGAGCGATATTTTCACTTGCTGCCGGGTTGATACTTTCTAAAAGAGGTACTACATGATGGCGAATTTTATTTCTTAAAGCATCGTCTTCCAAATTTGTTGAATCTGTGACAAAATCTTGCTTTTTTTCTTTTAGGTATTGCAATATATCCTGTCGGCTGATGCAGAGAAGAGGGCGCAGAATATTTCCGTTTTTGGGGGCGATGCCTGCTAATCCGTCTACTCCAGATCCTCTTAACAGATTCAGAAGTAAAGTTTCTACATTGTCATCGCGATGATGGGCCACACAAATGCCTCCTGCATGCAAGTCTTTTACTAATTGGGCAAAATAGCTGTAGCGTAAGTTGCGTGCAGCCATTTCGATACTAACCTTGTGCAAATGGGCATAAGCATAAGTATCAAAATGGATTCGAGACAAACTGATTCCCTGTTGTTGGCACAGATTTACACAAAATTGCTCGTCTCTGTCACTCTCTTCGCCGCGAAGGTGAAAGTTACAGTGCGCAGCAGAAATATTCAGTCCTATATTTTTCAAGATAAGCAATAGGGCAACGCTATCGGCACCTCCGGACAAGGCAACGATATATGGTGTTTGCCACTTGAACATAGCATGGTGAATAATATATTTTTTGACGATATTTTCAATTTTGTTCATTCTGCGATACTTTAAAAGTATATGATGTTTCTTATTACTTTCTGTTTTTCAAAAAGTCTTCTGCCCGCTGCAAATCTTCTGGCGTGTCGATGCCTACAGTTTCTACATCTGTAGTACCAACTTTTATCTTGTAGCCATTCTGCAACCATCGAAGTTGTT from the Segatella copri genome contains:
- the tilS gene encoding tRNA lysidine(34) synthetase TilS; the encoded protein is MNKIENIVKKYIIHHAMFKWQTPYIVALSGGADSVALLLILKNIGLNISAAHCNFHLRGEESDRDEQFCVNLCQQQGISLSRIHFDTYAYAHLHKVSIEMAARNLRYSYFAQLVKDLHAGGICVAHHRDDNVETLLLNLLRGSGVDGLAGIAPKNGNILRPLLCISRQDILQYLKEKKQDFVTDSTNLEDDALRNKIRHHVVPLLESINPAASENIALTAKYIRQAKSILESMESISTTDSYRKVIYIPKVSVMNAPSPEFILHKELGRYGFHGNVIDDICESLFSQDRGVGKIWKNEDYMIVIDREQLLISNIKDLNNIQEPRAFRLPEEGIYNMDEGTQIKIRIFSHMGDFMPSKESQCITLDAEKVSFPLTYRLVKEGDRFQPFGMKGSKLLSDYMTDRKFDYIQKKTQHVLTDSKGEIIWLIGERTSEKTKITETTKKILEVIIK